From a single Raphanus sativus cultivar WK10039 chromosome 3, ASM80110v3, whole genome shotgun sequence genomic region:
- the LOC108845773 gene encoding putative lipid-binding protein AIR1 has translation MAPRTSLSLFLAVNLLFFTYTSATCYKCIPTPATPSTPSTPSTPSTPSTGSCPKDSLQLGVCANVLNLVNLKLGNPPVKPCCSLIAGLADLEAAVCLCTMLKASILGINLNLPINLSVLLNVCSRNAPKNFLCA, from the coding sequence ATGGCTCCAAGAACCTCTCTTTCACTCTTCCTTGCTGTCAACCTCCTCTTCTTCACTTACACTTCTGCTACATGCTACAAGTGCATCCCCACGCCAGCGACCCCAAGCACCCCAAGCACCCCAAGCACCCCAAGCACCCCAAGCACAGGCTCTTGTCCTAAAGATTCCCTACAGCTAGGTGTTTGCGCTAAtgtgctcaatctagtgaacCTAAAATTGGGAAACCCACCCGTAAAGCCATGCTGCTCTCTCATTGCAGGCTTGGCTGACCTTGAGGCTGCGGTCTGTCTCTGTACCATGCTCAAAGCTAGCATTCTTGGCATCAACCTTAACCTTCCCATCAATCTGAGCGTACTCCTTAATGTTTGTAGTAGAAATGCTCCAAAGAATTTCCTATGCGCATAA
- the LOC108846769 gene encoding putative lipid-binding protein AIR1B: protein MAAKTSTILVLLLVINVLFLDLNLIPLVMAENTCPRDQLKLSTCANVLNLINLNLGAPAMRPCCSILLGLIDLDISLCLCTALKLSSLGININTPIHLNLALNACGGTLPDGFRCPT from the coding sequence ATGGCTGCAAAAACCTCAACCATACTTGTTTTATTACTCGTAATCAATGTTCTCTTCCTTGATCTGAACCTCATTCCCCTTGTTATGGCAGAAAATACTTGTCCAAGAGACCAGCTCAAACTTTCGACATGTGCAAATGTTCTCAACCTCATCAACTTGAATCTTGGCGCACCAGCTATGAGGCCTTGTTGCTCTATTCTCTTAGGTCTAATCGATCTTGATATATCGCTTTGCCTCTGTACCGCGCTTAAGCTCAGCAGTCTCGGCATCAACATCAACACTCCCATTCACCTTAACTTGGCCCTCAACGCCTGTGGAGGAACCCTTCCCGATGGATTTCGTTGCCCAACATAG
- the LOC108846376 gene encoding lipid transfer protein EARLI 1-like, translating into MASKISASLIILLTFNILFFTLTTACGGGCDSIPKPKPKPTPTPSSSGSCPRKTLKLGVCANVLKDLLKIKLGTPPVKPCCSLLKGLVDLEAAACLCTALKANVLGVKLNVPVSLSLLLNACGRKTPRGFICA; encoded by the coding sequence ATGGCTTCAAAAATCTCAGCCTCCCTTATAATTCTCCTCACATTCAACATCCTATTTTTCACGCTAACTACTGCTTGTGGCGGTGGCTGCGATTCTATTCCCAAACCTAAACCCAAGCCTACCCCAACTCCATCCTCCTCAGGAAGCTGCCCAAGAAAAACCCTCAAACTTGGCGTTTGTGCCAATGTACTCAAGGATCTTCTCAAAATCAAATTGGGCACACCACCAGTCAAGCCTTGTTGTTCACTCCTTAAGGGTTTGGTTGATCTTGAGGCTGCTGCTTGTCTCTGTACTGCCTTAAAGGCAAATGTCCTAGGAGTTAAGCTTAATGTTCCTGTCTCTCTCAGTCTTCTTCTCAATGCTTGTGGCAGGAAGACCCCCCGTGGATTCATATGCGCTTGA
- the LOC108844433 gene encoding lipid transfer protein EARLI 1-like: MASKISASLIIFLTFNILFFTLTTACGGGCGSIPKPKPKPTPTPSSSGSCPRKTLKLGVCANVLKDLLKIELGTPPVKPCCSLLKGLVDLEAAACLCTALKANVLGIKLNVPVSLSLLLNACGRKTPRGFICA; the protein is encoded by the coding sequence ATGGCTTCAAAAATCTCAGCCTCCCTTATAATTTTCCTCACATTCAACATCCTCTTTTTCACTCTAACTACTGCTTGTGGCGGTGGCTGCGGTTCTATTCCCAAACCTAAACCCAAGCCCACCCCAACTCCATCCTCCTCAGGAAGCTGCCCAAGAAAAACCCTCAAACTTGGCGTTTGTGCCAATGTACTAAAGGATCTTCTCAAAATCGAATTGGGTACGCCACCAGTCAAGCCTTGTTGTTCACTCCTTAAGGGTTTGGTTGATCTAGAGGCTGCGGCTTGTCTCTGTACCGCCTTAAAGGCAAATGTTCTAGGGATTAAGCTTAATGTTCCCGTCTCTCTCAGTCTTCTTCTTAATGCTTGTGGCAGGAAGACCCCTCGTGGATTCATATGTGCTTGA